A single genomic interval of Perca fluviatilis chromosome 19, GENO_Pfluv_1.0, whole genome shotgun sequence harbors:
- the LOC120547972 gene encoding LOW QUALITY PROTEIN: endoplasmic reticulum junction formation protein lunapark-B-like (The sequence of the model RefSeq protein was modified relative to this genomic sequence to represent the inferred CDS: inserted 1 base in 1 codon) — MGGLISRWRKKPTTIELLENHEKEIKELEEFRAKNQRLQKLWVGRLLLYSSLLYLLTSLVVYCLYLPEQWLPRLAMTLPFFIYPVLVWLIRKLLIFLFSKRTERNNDKLEDLKASKKKILEEVMETETYKNAKLILERFDPEAKKKAELESTPVRPQMTPRPGQEIRQRGVAMRPMQMMGTPTAMAMSPQPGAGPRYGPGGTPVAPGGPPERSALSTSSLQGAVPRTPCSPIPGVGMHPPGPPLARPILPKDRGAVDRVIEYLVGDGPQNRYALICQQCFSHNGMALKEEFEYLAFPXRYCYFLNPARKTRPQAPRLPEFSYERRLRAESRSPGPTPRSGTDTEESAPPSGAKAPAPRNLVHSFRIQQSPKNPQNIPLQSPDERELVEDEGPTKEVESESQSVEQQQQEEQQQQEEEEKDGVQKEEEVESEQSPSTPCETESQPL, encoded by the exons ATGGGGGGCCTGATATCCCGATGGAGG AAAAAGCCAACCACAATTGAGCTGCTGGAGAACCATGAAAAG GAGATTAAAGAGCTGGAGGAGTTCAGAGCCAAAAACCAACGTTTGCAAAAG CTGTGGGTTGGCCGGTTGCTTCTCTACTCGTCACTCCTGTACCTGTTGACCTCTCTGGTCGTGTACTGTCTCTACCTACCTGAACAATGGTTGCCGAGACTAGCCATGACTCTGCCTTTCTTCATATACCCCGTGCT GGTGTGGCTCATCAGAAAGTTGTTGATCTTTCTCTTTTCCAAACGCACTGAGAGAAACA atgataAACTGGAAGATTTAAAGGCTTCCAAAAAAAAGATT CTGGAGGAAGTGATGGAAACAGAGACGtacaaaaatgccaaactcaTCCTGGAACGCTTTGATCCCGAAGCTAAGAAGAAAGCT GAGCTGGAGTCGACTCCGGTGCGTCCTCAGATGACTCCCAGGCCTGGACAAG AGATTCGACAGAGAGGGGTGGCAATGAGACCCATGCAGATGATGGGCACCCCGACTGCAATGGCAATGTCTCCTCAACCTGGAGCAGGGCCCCGATATGGACCAGGGGGCACACCTGTGG CTCCAGGAGGACCGCCGGAGAGATCTGCTCTGTCCACCTCTTCCCTCCAGGGGGCGGTACCCAGGACCCCCTGCTCTCCAATACCAGGAGTAG GCATGCACCCACCAGGTCCCCCATTAGCAAGACCCATTTTGCCCAAAGACAGGGGAGCCGTGGACCGAGTCATTGAATACCTTGTAGGGGATGGACCACAGAACAG ATACGCTTTGATCTGCCAACAGTGTTTTTCTCATAATGGCATGGCCCTGAAAGAAGAGTTTGAATATCTAG CGTTCC GGCGTTATTGCTACTTCCTGAATCCAGCCAGGAAGACACGCCCTCAGGCTCCCAGGCTTCCAGAGTTCAGCTACGAGAGGAGGCTGCGAGCAGAATCCCGTTCCCCTGGACCAACGCCGCGTTctgggacagacacagaggagagTGCACCCCCTTCTGGAG CCAAGGCTCCGGCTCCGCGGAATTTGGTCCACAGTTTCCGGATCCAGCAGAGTCCAAAGAACCCTCAGAACATACCTCTGCAGAGTCCAG ATGAGAGAGAGTTGGTAGAAGATGAAGGACCCACTAAAGAAGTAGAGAGTGAGAGCCAATcagtggagcagcagcagcaggaggagcagcagcagcaggaggaggaggaaaaagacGGGGTTcagaaggaggaagaggtggAATCCGAGCAGAGTCCCAGCACCCCCTGTGAGACAGAGTCTCAGCCATTGTAG
- the LOC120547970 gene encoding homeobox protein Hox-D11b-like: MYLPSCTYPSKSDFGSIASPFLTKSGAALLDHSTASARRVPDYRDYYHHEPRQQYPPPWKWSLHQANRPITSAPPSCLSMPGEAVFHEYQGLPSSSETIFNTGKDCFLYGGAANGPRFHAQSFSGDPPRGFPGRHTAFNPDSGLLFPAGQNRVLPPVFEQFLEYAEEAVDPRAQIRPTSGSQQQKETNPAEWTSCHTGESSKVRDGSESPQAAKEDEEDAPLSSGSAGDYSQGPTEPCVRRRTRCPYSKQQIRELEREFLFNIYINKERRVQLSRLLRLTDRQVKIWFQNRRMKEKKLKRERLLYHTRYHLL, from the exons ATGTATTTACCAAGCTGCACCTATCCGTCAAAGTCTGACTTTGGCTCCATCGCTTCACCGTTTTTAACGAAGAGCGGCGCAGCTCTACTGGACCATAGCACCGCTTCAGCGAGAAGAGTGCCGGATTACCGGGACTACTACCACCACGAGCCGCGACAGCAGTATCCTCCTCCGTGGAAATGGAGTCTCCACCAGGCGAACCGTCCCATCACCTCTGCGCCGCCATCCTGCCTCAGCATGCCGGGGGAGGCGGTTTTTCACGAGTACCAGGGCTTACCATCCTCGTCGGAGACGATATTCAACACCGGTAAAGACTGCTTTCTTTACGGCGGAGCGGCTAACGGTCCCCGTTTTCACGCTCAGTCGTTTTCCGGAGACCCGCCGCGGGGTTTCCCCGGCAGACACACGGCGTTCAATCCGGACTCTGGACTTCTCTTCCCGGCAGGGCAAAACAGAGTCCTGCCGCCGGTTTTCGAGCAGTTTCTCGAATATGCGGAAGAGGCAGTAGATCCGAGAGCCCAGATTAGACCCACATCTGGGAGCCAACAGCAGAAAGAGACGAATCCGGCCGAGTGGACGAGCTGTCACACCGGAGAAAGCAGCAAGGTGAGGGACGGGTCAGAGTCACCCCAGGCTGCgaaggaggacgaggaggatgCGCCGTTATCCAGCGGCAGTGCAGGAGACTACAGCCAAGGCCCGA cAGAGCCCTGTGTGAGGAGGAGGACGCGTTGTCCTTACTCCAAGCAGCAGATCAGAGAGCTGGAGAGAGAGTTTCTATTCAACATTTACATCAACAAGGAAAGACGCGTGCAGCTGTCCCGACTTCTGCGCCTGACAGATCG ACAGGTGAAAATCTGGTTCCAGAACAGAAGAATGAAAGAGAAGAAattgaaaagagagagactgcTGTACCACACGAGATATCACCTGTTATGA